AGTAGAATTCATAGTCGAGGCGCAGCCGATCTGCAGTGATAAAGTCTCGTGTTTGAGTCGTGACACTGTCGGGGTCATCGGTGTCTTCAATAAACCTTATGGTTTGTGTGTCACTGTGATCCCAGCTGGTGACTTCGTTCTGCATAGTCAACAGCCAGTCATCCCAGCGGTAATCGCCGTCTATATCAAAACGGGGGTATTGGGCAAATGTATCGAAGGCGTCATTTTCCAGTACCTGATAGTCTTGGGTACGTAGCGTTGCTTGCCAGTGCTCGCTGCGCAGTTGCCCCTGAACTTTCTGGCTAACTCGGGTTTCTGCATTGATATCGAGGTTGGCCGTGCTTAAATCACGGAAATAGTCTGGGTCGCTGACCTTGGTGTAGTCGATATCGGTACGCCAGACGCTACCGCTGTAGCCCCCTTGCTGCTCCAAACTGATCAGCCAGCGGTCATCACCTTTGTAGGGGAGAACCAGGTCCTCAGGGAAGCCCTCATCAATCAGGTCCTGGGCAAGGTTATTATTGCCGCCATCGTCGTCGGGGAGATCGGCAAGACGGATTTCTGTACTAAACATTTCTGCCAGGTGCCTGAACTCAACCTCTAGCCCGGCTCCGCGATATTGGATGTAACGCGGGGAAATGGTGGCGTCCATCTGCGGGGCAATATTCCAGTAGTAGGGAATGGAGAGGTCCCAGCCATTCTTATCGCTGTTGCTGAGTGTGGGAAACAGGAAGCCGGACATGCGCGCATCGCCTACAGGAAAGCGGAAATACGGCAGGTATAAGACAGGAACGTCCAGAATCTCCAGGCGCACATCCCGTGCAGTCCCCTGGCTTTCTACTTCATCAATATTGATCTCGCGGCCCGTAAGTTGCCAGAATTCACGCCCGGGCTCACAGCGGGTATATGTGCCCTCTGTCAGGGTTAGCTCACCACTGGTTTGACGTGCAGCTAGCTCGGCGTCCCCATGAATAAAAGCATCGTGTACCACATAGGTAGCATCCTCAATAGAGGCCGCTTCGCTTTCGGTATGGACTTCAGCGGAGGAGCCGCGGATCAGTAAACCTGGCTCCCGAAGCTCAACCGCACCATCTAAAGTAGCGATATTTTCCGGGCGATTCAGTTTGACCTGGTCGGCGAAGAGCTGTCGGTAACCTTGGGTAATATGTACATTCCCGCTCAGCTCGGCTGAACCATCTTCCAGCCACTGGGATTTCTCAGCAGTGGCTCTGAGCGGGGCCTCCCCAGGGGGCAGGTCAGAACCGGGATAGTTGCGCGGAGGGGCCACAAAGGCGCCAGAGCACACCGCAGGTAAATTGGCTAGCTCCTCCGGGGTTAGCTCAGAGCGGGGCAACCAGTCCAAGTACAAATAGGGGTTGTAGTCGGGATCAGGATACGGTTCGCCCTGATTGGCTTGCGCCCACAAGGGCTGAGCAGCGATCAGGCCGAGAGCGATGGAGCGGGCTTGGGAGTTATTAGCAATCGCCAGAGCGAGGCGACGCCACCGGGAGACTTCAAGCATCAAACGATATGTTCCAGCTATCTTTTAGTGTTTCTTTATCGATGGATACGTGCGACAGCTTTCGAGCCGGGGCGCGCAAAATCATCGTCCGATTCTACTTGAATGTAGATGTGGTTAATAGCCGTACTGAAGTCGTAATGTTACAGCTAGAGGCTCAGCTTCGAAACGTAAATTACCTGGAACTCGTGTTCTGTTTTTAGCTGAGGCAAAGTAGGGGCTCCAATAAATAGTGATGGCGTCTCTGGACGCAGAGAGGCTCGGGGTTAAAATGCAGCTAGAAACAGTTGGAATATAAGATGAGCCTAAGATCGAGCAGTGAAGTTGAGCAAGGGTGCGAGATCGACACCGATCCCAGACGCAATACCTTGTGTGAGTGGGTTGGCGTGGCCCTGGGTATGGAGGCTCCGGCTGATTTATTGAGCCTGGCGGGAGATGCTGGATTTCGCCGTTATTTTCGCACTCTAACCGAGCCGTCACTGATAGCGGTAGATACCCCTCCCCAATTGACTAACCCCGCCCGCTTTGTGGCTCTGGCTGATTACTTGCGCCGCAACGGTATCCATACGCCGATGGTGGTTGCTGCAGACACCGCAGAGGGGTACCTGCTGCTGGAAGATTTGGGGGATACCCAATTGTATAGCGTGCTCAACAGCGACAGTGTTGAGGGACTCTACGCAGAGGTAATGAGTGAACTTTTATGCCTGCAGCAAATCCCTTTTGAGGAACAATTATTCCCAACTTATAGTCGGGAACTACTTCTTAAGGAAATGCAGGTTATGCCTGAGTGGCTGGTGCGAGAGCTACTTGGCTACCAGCTTTCAGAGCGGGAAGAAAAGCTGCTGGAGCAAACCTTTGAATTGTTGCTTAACAGTGCGGAGGAGCAGCCTCACACGATTGTTCACCGGGATTACCACAGTCGCAACCTGATGATCCGCGACGGGGAAAGGCCGGGGATTGTCGATTTTCAAGACGCAGTGTGGGGGCCCGCCACCTACGATCTGGTGTCTCTGCTCAAAGATTGCTATATCCGTTGGCCCCGCGAGCGGGTAGAGCGCTGGGTGCTGGCTTACGTCGCGACTGCTGAAGCGGCGGGTGTTATGCAGCCTGTGGACCCACAACTTTATCTTCGTTGGTTCGACTGGATGGGGTTACAGCGTCATATTAAAGTGCTGGGTCTGTTCCCGCGCCTCAGTCTGCGTGATGGAAAGCAGGGATACTTGCAGCACCTGCCGCTGGTGATTCGCTATGTTTTGGAAACCGCTGAGCGCTACCCAGAGCTGGAGCCGTTTACTGATTGGTTCAGCGGCACCCTACTGCCGCAGATAGAGCCTTTGCCCTGGTACAGCGATTACCGCTGTGCCGGTGACTAGCCGAAGTAGGCCGTACGAAAACTGTACAGATTAATTTAATGAGCAAACCCAAAGAGAATTCCCCTTTGACTGCCATGGTATTGGCAGCAGGTTTTGGGCGCCGTATGCGCCCACTGACTGACCAAACTCCAAAGCCTCTGTTACCGATTGCCGGTAAGCCCCTGATTGAATATGCGATTGAGCGCTTGGCAGCTATTGGTGTGCAAAAGGTCGTGATTAACCTGGGCTACTTAGGACCCAAAATTCGTCAACAGCTTGGTTCTGGTTCCCGCTGGGGGTTGGATATTCACTACTCCGTCGAGCATGAGGAGGAGCCACTGGAAACTGCCGGCGGGATTCTCAAGGCGCTGCCACTGATCGGCGATTCATCGTTTTTGGTGGTTAATGGTGATGTCTGGTGTGACTATGACCTGTCGCAATGGATCGAGAGATCGCTGCCGGAGTCTTGCCCTGGACGCCTTTTGATGGTCCCCAATCCTCCCCATAACCCCGGTGGAGATTTTGGCATAGAGGGTGGCTTGCTGTCGGGTACAGCCAAGCCCCGCTATACCTTTGCAGGTATTAGCTGGCTGCGAGCTGAAACCCTCACCAAATACCCTAAGCGTCGCGAATGCTTCGGGCTTGGGGAAGTGTTCACCTTTAATGAGGATAAGCTACAAGCTGAACTCTATGAGGGGGACTGGTGCGATGTGGGAACCCCCGAGCGCCTGGAAAATTTAGATCGCCGACTGACTGGCGAAAGTTGAGTTACCAAAGGATATTTTGATGTCAGATTACAAGATCGCTCCCTCTATTCTCTCTGCAGATTTCGCACGTTTGGGTGAAGAAGTGGACAATGTGTTGGCAGCCGGAGCGGACTGGGTGCATTTTGATGTGATGGACAATCACTATGTGCCAAATCTCACGATTGGCCCTATGGTATGCCAGGCCCTGCGCAAACACGGTGTTGAGGCTCCGATTGATGTGCACCTGATGGTGGAGCCGGTGGATGAGATGATTCGCATGTTCGCCGATGCCGGAGCTACCTATATTACGTTCCACCCAGAAGCCTCTCGTCACCCGGACCGCTCCCTACAATTGATTCGCAGTCTCGGCTGTAAAGCGGGGCTGGTGTTCAATCCAGCCAGTGGCCTCGATGCGGCCAAGTATGTAATGGATAAGCTGGATATGATCCTACTGATGTCGGTGAACCCGGGTTTTGGTGGGCAGAAGTTTATCCCCAATACCCTGACCAAGTTAAAAGAAGCTCGCAAGTTGATTGATGAGTCTGGGTTTGATATTCGCCTTGAGATCGACGGCGGTGTGAATCGCGACAATATTGCCGAAATTGCTGCAGCTGGAGCAGATACCTTTGTCGCTGGGTCTGCCATATTCAATACCCCGGACTACGCTGAAGTGATTGCAGCCATGCGTAAAAGTTTGGCTTAATTTACAAAACTGGCGGGCAATCTCTTGCCCGCCATAGACGGGATTTGTTAACTTGTGCGCCTGCACTGAGGGAATTTCCGTGAACCACTCTTTCTCCCTGACAAACAGTTGGCGATGGCGCCACTGACCTGCTGAGGCCCAATCGAGTTTGGCGATTGAGGCACCTTTCCCGTGGGCGCTGCTTATACTCTGGCGCCAATCATAAAAGAATGAAAAATTGATCGGAGTCTCCATGACCCCTACTGAATACGCTCAACTTGCGTCTGAGGGTTATAACCGTATCCCCCTGGTAAGGCGCGTACTGGCGGATATTGAAACGCCACTGTCCACCTATTTGAAACTGGCCGGAGGCCGTTACAGCTATTTGCTGGAATCGGTCCAGGGCGGGGAGAAGTGGGGACGCTATTCCATTATTGGTTTACCTGCGCGGACTCTGCTCAGGGTTAAGGGCACTGACATCACCGTGGAAACTGATGGTGAGGTTGTAGAGAGCTACAGCGTCGCCGACCCTCTGGAGTTTGTTGAGCAGTTTCAGCAGCGCTATCAGGTGCCTGAATTAGCGGATCTGCCTCGTTTTAACGGCGGGTTGGTGGGCTATTTTGGCTATGACTGCGTGCGCTATATCGAACCGCGTCTGGCCGCCAGTACTCCGCCGGATACCCTGGGTAATCCGGACATCCTGTTGATGGTCAGCGATGAATTGGTGGTTTTTGACAATCTTGCCGGTGCGGTAATTCTG
This DNA window, taken from Microbulbifer sp. MKSA007, encodes the following:
- a CDS encoding nucleotidyltransferase family protein → MSKPKENSPLTAMVLAAGFGRRMRPLTDQTPKPLLPIAGKPLIEYAIERLAAIGVQKVVINLGYLGPKIRQQLGSGSRWGLDIHYSVEHEEEPLETAGGILKALPLIGDSSFLVVNGDVWCDYDLSQWIERSLPESCPGRLLMVPNPPHNPGGDFGIEGGLLSGTAKPRYTFAGISWLRAETLTKYPKRRECFGLGEVFTFNEDKLQAELYEGDWCDVGTPERLENLDRRLTGES
- the rpe gene encoding ribulose-phosphate 3-epimerase, with translation MSDYKIAPSILSADFARLGEEVDNVLAAGADWVHFDVMDNHYVPNLTIGPMVCQALRKHGVEAPIDVHLMVEPVDEMIRMFADAGATYITFHPEASRHPDRSLQLIRSLGCKAGLVFNPASGLDAAKYVMDKLDMILLMSVNPGFGGQKFIPNTLTKLKEARKLIDESGFDIRLEIDGGVNRDNIAEIAAAGADTFVAGSAIFNTPDYAEVIAAMRKSLA
- the lptD gene encoding LPS assembly protein LptD, whose translation is MLEVSRWRRLALAIANNSQARSIALGLIAAQPLWAQANQGEPYPDPDYNPYLYLDWLPRSELTPEELANLPAVCSGAFVAPPRNYPGSDLPPGEAPLRATAEKSQWLEDGSAELSGNVHITQGYRQLFADQVKLNRPENIATLDGAVELREPGLLIRGSSAEVHTESEAASIEDATYVVHDAFIHGDAELAARQTSGELTLTEGTYTRCEPGREFWQLTGREINIDEVESQGTARDVRLEILDVPVLYLPYFRFPVGDARMSGFLFPTLSNSDKNGWDLSIPYYWNIAPQMDATISPRYIQYRGAGLEVEFRHLAEMFSTEIRLADLPDDDGGNNNLAQDLIDEGFPEDLVLPYKGDDRWLISLEQQGGYSGSVWRTDIDYTKVSDPDYFRDLSTANLDINAETRVSQKVQGQLRSEHWQATLRTQDYQVLENDAFDTFAQYPRFDIDGDYRWDDWLLTMQNEVTSWDHSDTQTIRFIEDTDDPDSVTTQTRDFITADRLRLDYEFYWDKEWLWGYFKPGVAGRYLAYSVSDLFLPEDADDTPDAAAAQFILDTGLYFERDSHLFNRDFIQTLEPRLFTLISSNADQSDFFNISDDAEDIDPNSNNLLYDTSLYTFSYDQLFRDSRFTGNDRIDDADRIALGLTTRYIDPVSGRDLFSASVGQVYYSSDRQIGRDSYIEDTQRSELAARIESRPFESLRLGTELVYEDSEHNINRGNFSLRYLDDDYRIFNLSYYYERPDATDDDDEDEDEDETVSQLNASTVLPLGTHTSLMAGASYDLTLNRELEYLAGIEYDDCCYRTRLVWRRTLDNDLAGVVSAEDLEYDEGIYLEVELKGLAGFGSTVTEMLTQGIANFDQREELKQ
- a CDS encoding phosphotransferase is translated as MSLRSSSEVEQGCEIDTDPRRNTLCEWVGVALGMEAPADLLSLAGDAGFRRYFRTLTEPSLIAVDTPPQLTNPARFVALADYLRRNGIHTPMVVAADTAEGYLLLEDLGDTQLYSVLNSDSVEGLYAEVMSELLCLQQIPFEEQLFPTYSRELLLKEMQVMPEWLVRELLGYQLSEREEKLLEQTFELLLNSAEEQPHTIVHRDYHSRNLMIRDGERPGIVDFQDAVWGPATYDLVSLLKDCYIRWPRERVERWVLAYVATAEAAGVMQPVDPQLYLRWFDWMGLQRHIKVLGLFPRLSLRDGKQGYLQHLPLVIRYVLETAERYPELEPFTDWFSGTLLPQIEPLPWYSDYRCAGD